A single window of Microbaculum marinisediminis DNA harbors:
- a CDS encoding TRAP transporter substrate-binding protein, with product MTALTLGGASAASAQSDLTIAHALSSASHYSVGAEAMAVDLAERSGGKFKLNESYGSSLGGERELVEGTQIGTIDLAIVSTGPIGNFVPDVLILDIPFLFSGYEHAHAVLDGPIGQKLLDKFPEHGLHALAWAENGFRNLTNNVRPVAEPTDAEGLKIRTMENPVHMEAFRTLGMLPTPMAFTELFTALEQGTVDGEENPIGVILSANFADVQKYLSLTRHVYSPALILISPSVWDGLSDEEKGWFEESAKVGVKAMRDKVRSDAENGIATLKKEGMQVTENVNTAAFQQALQPAFDVFAEKFGQESIDAIRNYKP from the coding sequence TACGATCGCTCACGCCCTCTCCTCGGCCTCGCACTACTCGGTGGGAGCCGAGGCGATGGCGGTGGACCTTGCCGAACGGTCTGGCGGCAAGTTCAAGCTGAACGAATCTTATGGCAGCAGCCTGGGCGGAGAGCGCGAACTCGTTGAGGGTACCCAGATCGGCACTATCGACCTTGCGATCGTGTCGACCGGTCCGATCGGTAACTTTGTGCCAGATGTACTGATCCTGGACATCCCCTTCCTGTTCAGCGGCTACGAGCACGCCCACGCGGTGCTGGACGGCCCGATCGGACAGAAGTTGCTCGACAAATTCCCCGAGCACGGCTTGCACGCGCTGGCATGGGCAGAGAATGGGTTCCGCAATCTCACCAACAACGTGCGTCCCGTGGCCGAGCCGACCGACGCGGAAGGACTCAAGATCCGCACAATGGAGAACCCGGTCCATATGGAGGCGTTCAGGACGCTCGGCATGCTGCCGACGCCGATGGCCTTCACCGAGCTGTTTACCGCTCTGGAGCAGGGTACGGTCGACGGTGAGGAAAATCCGATCGGGGTAATCCTCTCCGCCAATTTCGCCGACGTGCAAAAGTATCTGTCGCTGACACGGCACGTCTATTCGCCGGCGCTCATCCTGATCTCGCCGTCGGTCTGGGACGGTCTATCCGACGAGGAGAAGGGCTGGTTCGAGGAATCGGCCAAGGTTGGCGTGAAGGCCATGCGCGACAAGGTGCGTTCGGATGCCGAGAACGGCATTGCGACCCTGAAGAAAGAGGGCATGCAGGTCACCGAAAATGTCAATACCGCCGCCTTCCAGCAGGCGCTGCAGCCAGCATTCGACGTGTTTGCCGAGAAGTTCGGACAAGAAAGCATCGATGCGATCAGGAACTACAAACCGTAA